The uncultured Hyphomonas sp. genome includes a window with the following:
- a CDS encoding MDR family oxidoreductase, with protein sequence MFDAILINKDTDEQTVSRSQVTLPEMEEGDVVVDIAWSTLNYKDALAITGSSPVVRSFPMIPGIDFAGVVSESRHSDFAPGDRVVLNGWGVGEKHWGGLAQRAKVKGDWLVRLPDGLTMRQAMAIGTAGYTAMLCVIALEDEGVTPASGEILVTGASGGVGSVATSLLANKGFTVAAATGRPEEADYLKSLGATSIVDRADLSGTPRALNKERWAGAVDVVGGVVLANLLSMIKYSGTVAACGLAGSMDLPTSVAPFILRGVTLKGIDSVMCPKEKRLAAWERLATDLDPTKLEAISTEVAFEDVVSTAPLFLEGKVRGRIIVPIKPELEN encoded by the coding sequence ATGTTCGATGCAATCCTAATCAACAAAGATACAGATGAGCAGACCGTTTCCCGGAGCCAGGTGACACTTCCCGAAATGGAAGAGGGGGATGTCGTCGTCGACATTGCCTGGTCGACCCTGAACTACAAGGATGCACTGGCGATCACGGGCAGCTCCCCGGTCGTGCGAAGCTTCCCGATGATTCCGGGCATTGATTTTGCCGGCGTCGTCTCTGAAAGCCGCCATTCTGATTTTGCGCCCGGAGACCGCGTTGTTCTGAACGGTTGGGGCGTCGGTGAAAAGCATTGGGGCGGGCTTGCGCAACGCGCGAAAGTGAAGGGGGACTGGCTTGTCCGCCTTCCTGATGGCCTGACGATGCGGCAGGCCATGGCGATTGGCACCGCCGGCTATACCGCGATGCTCTGTGTCATCGCTTTGGAAGACGAAGGCGTCACCCCCGCCAGCGGTGAAATCCTTGTCACAGGCGCATCCGGAGGTGTCGGAAGCGTCGCGACCAGTCTGCTTGCAAATAAAGGCTTCACGGTTGCGGCGGCCACGGGCCGGCCCGAAGAGGCGGACTATCTCAAAAGCCTGGGCGCGACCTCAATTGTTGACCGGGCCGATCTTTCCGGGACGCCGCGCGCCCTGAACAAGGAGCGTTGGGCGGGCGCAGTCGATGTTGTTGGCGGCGTTGTCCTCGCCAATCTCCTGTCGATGATCAAATACAGCGGAACCGTCGCGGCTTGCGGCCTGGCTGGCAGCATGGACCTGCCGACAAGTGTGGCCCCCTTCATCCTTCGAGGCGTCACCTTGAAGGGCATCGACAGTGTCATGTGCCCGAAAGAGAAAAGACTGGCTGCATGGGAACGCCTCGCAACGGATCTGGACCCAACAAAGCTGGAAGCCATATCCACGGAGGTGGCATTCGAAGATGTTGTCTCGACGGCGCCTCTCTTCCTCGAGGGTAAAGTCCGTGGACGCATCATTGTCCCGATCAAACCGGAACTTGAAAACTAG
- a CDS encoding TetR/AcrR family transcriptional regulator yields the protein MFLKPRMGSGSFPDPVRLNTPSQSHFQRPDARTSPLKPADSGNSAIPLCQMLHLIDHLVYKQKMSSTDAPTPGRRRGRPRKPPGDQTARQELIRTGLEYLTERGYCAVAVDEILRAAGVPKGSFYYHFDSKEDFGRALIGAYNEYFSSRLRTWFQRADLSPLDRLRGFISDAEKGMEKHAFRRGCLVGNLGQEMAALPPGFRSLLSSALSDWQRLTEACLLEAQNQGEIGRHHKPEELAAFFWIGWEGAVLRAKLEQSPDPLRQFATGFFALTSN from the coding sequence ATGTTTTTGAAGCCGCGAATGGGCTCCGGCTCATTCCCGGATCCTGTGCGCCTGAATACGCCGTCTCAAAGCCATTTCCAGAGGCCGGACGCCAGAACAAGCCCTCTCAAGCCGGCTGACTCCGGCAATTCTGCAATTCCTCTTTGTCAGATGTTGCATTTAATAGACCATTTAGTCTATAAACAAAAAATGAGCTCGACAGACGCCCCGACACCCGGTCGCCGCAGAGGCCGCCCACGCAAACCGCCGGGCGATCAGACGGCGCGTCAGGAGCTGATCCGGACCGGGCTGGAGTATCTGACCGAGCGTGGCTACTGCGCGGTCGCGGTCGATGAAATCCTGCGGGCGGCGGGTGTGCCTAAAGGCAGTTTTTACTACCACTTCGACTCGAAAGAGGATTTCGGCCGTGCACTGATTGGTGCTTACAATGAGTATTTCTCCTCCAGGCTTCGTACCTGGTTCCAGCGCGCTGACCTCTCGCCGCTGGATCGGCTGCGGGGCTTTATTTCCGACGCCGAAAAGGGGATGGAAAAGCACGCGTTCAGGCGCGGGTGCCTTGTTGGAAACCTGGGACAGGAGATGGCGGCCCTCCCGCCGGGATTCCGCAGCTTGCTCTCGTCTGCCCTGTCGGACTGGCAACGCCTGACAGAGGCCTGCCTTCTTGAAGCACAAAACCAGGGCGAGATTGGCCGGCACCATAAGCCGGAAGAGCTTGCCGCCTTTTTCTGGATTGGTTGGGAAGGCGCGGTTTTGCGCGCCAAGCTCGAACAGAGTCCGGACCCCCTCCGCCAGTTCGCAACTGGCTTCTTTGCCCTCACGTCAAATTGA
- the gltX gene encoding glutamate--tRNA ligase produces the protein MTSPIVRFAPSPTGRLHVGNVRTALINWLFAKGQGGKFILRIDDTDVERSTKENEDALKVDLEWLGLVWADTFNQSDRFAQYDAAAETLRGMGLLYPCYETADELDRKRKIALSRGRPPVYDRAALELTDEDKAKLEAEGRQPHWRFKLSGERVEWDDLVRGPQSIDTSSLSDPILIREDGSYLYTLPSVVDDIEAGITHVVRGEDHVTNSGAQIEIFKALGGTAPDMAHTPLLIGADGQGLSKRLGSLSMGELRAQGYEPMSICSLLAKIGTSDNVEARGSLDELVAEFDFGKIGRSPARFDEAELKGLNAAILHALPFDTVKDRLAAVDPRAADEAFWTVVRANCALLPDVAGWVDTVFGDITPLVDDEDKEFVATAATLLPDGELTGETWSQWTNAVKAETGRKGRGLFMTLRKALTGQEHGPDMGAILPLIGRERALKRLGG, from the coding sequence ATGACCTCCCCCATCGTCCGCTTCGCCCCGTCTCCCACCGGCCGCCTGCATGTCGGCAATGTGCGCACTGCGCTCATCAACTGGCTGTTCGCCAAGGGCCAGGGCGGCAAGTTCATCCTGCGCATCGACGATACCGACGTGGAACGCTCCACGAAGGAAAATGAAGACGCGCTGAAAGTGGACCTTGAATGGCTGGGTCTCGTCTGGGCCGACACGTTCAACCAATCCGATCGCTTCGCCCAGTATGACGCTGCCGCCGAAACGCTGCGCGGCATGGGCCTGCTCTATCCCTGCTACGAGACGGCTGATGAGCTCGACCGCAAGCGCAAGATCGCCCTCTCCCGCGGCCGCCCGCCCGTCTATGACCGGGCGGCGCTGGAGCTGACGGATGAGGACAAGGCAAAACTGGAAGCCGAAGGCCGCCAGCCGCACTGGCGGTTCAAACTGTCGGGGGAGCGCGTCGAATGGGACGATCTGGTGCGCGGGCCGCAAAGCATCGACACATCCAGCCTGTCCGACCCGATCCTGATCCGCGAGGACGGTTCCTACCTCTACACTCTCCCCTCAGTCGTCGACGACATCGAGGCCGGCATCACCCATGTCGTGCGCGGCGAAGACCATGTGACGAATTCCGGCGCGCAGATCGAGATCTTCAAGGCGCTCGGCGGCACCGCGCCGGACATGGCGCACACGCCGCTGCTGATCGGCGCCGACGGCCAGGGCCTGTCGAAACGCCTCGGCTCGCTCTCCATGGGCGAGCTCCGCGCGCAGGGCTATGAGCCGATGTCGATCTGCTCATTGCTGGCGAAGATCGGCACATCCGACAATGTCGAGGCGCGGGGCAGCCTCGATGAGTTGGTCGCGGAGTTCGACTTCGGCAAGATCGGCCGGTCGCCGGCCCGGTTCGACGAGGCGGAGCTGAAAGGCCTCAACGCCGCCATCCTGCACGCCCTGCCCTTCGATACGGTGAAAGACCGCCTCGCCGCAGTGGACCCGCGCGCCGCCGACGAGGCCTTCTGGACCGTGGTGCGGGCGAACTGCGCCCTGCTGCCGGATGTCGCCGGCTGGGTCGACACGGTGTTCGGCGATATCACCCCGCTGGTGGATGACGAGGACAAGGAGTTCGTCGCCACGGCTGCCACGCTGCTGCCGGACGGCGAGCTGACGGGCGAGACCTGGAGCCAGTGGACGAACGCCGTGAAGGCAGAGACCGGCCGCAAGGGCCGCGGCCTGTTCATGACGCTGCGCAAGGCCCTCACCGGCCAGGAACACGGCCCCGACATGGGTGCCATCCTGCCGCTGATCGGCCGCGAACGGGCGCTGAAGCGGCTGGGCGGCTGA
- a CDS encoding biotin carboxylase N-terminal domain-containing protein, whose product MKIEKLLVANRGEIACRIFATCRDLGIATVAVYSDADARAKHVREADEAVHIGPAPAPESYLKVEAILAAAKETGADAIHPGYGFLSENADFAEAVVKAGLIWVGPPASAIRSMGPKDEAKRIAEEAGVPVLPGYRGEAQDVKTLTEAAKEIGFPLLIKAVAGGGGRGIRLVTKASELAAELESAVREAESSFGDGRVMLEKLVEQPRHIEVQVFGDAHGNAVHLYERDCSLQRRRQKVIEEAPAPGMPEDVRKAMTDAAVALAKAVKYEGAGTVEFIVDGSKPLALDTFWFLEMNTRLQVEHPVTEMITGQDLVEWQLRVASGDLLPLHQQDIPLHGHAIEARICAEDPAEGFRPGAGLILEFGLMEPVDGETVRWDAGFETGDRVPSNYDSMIAKLIVHDGNRHAACERLITTLSHLQLAGVPSNAGFLSRCASSDAFLNHSHHVNWIAEAGDALTLPPAEHQHASVMAVCDVCLNEAGGATPWGIQDGWRMNRAPVHKAMVAVGADADWVDPEEYPVDPDTPLPLVTDISPRRYAVTTGGDTVLVEVPEFDADVEAVLGGDSVSAPMPGKILSISVEAGAEVTRGDTVAVMEAMKMEHALTAPRDGVVEAVTGKVGDQVSEGDVLVQLVAE is encoded by the coding sequence ATGAAAATCGAGAAGCTTCTCGTCGCGAATAGGGGCGAGATCGCCTGCCGCATCTTTGCCACCTGCCGGGACCTCGGCATCGCCACCGTCGCCGTCTATTCCGACGCCGATGCGCGCGCCAAGCATGTGCGCGAAGCCGATGAGGCCGTGCATATCGGCCCGGCGCCTGCGCCCGAGAGCTATCTGAAGGTTGAGGCGATCCTCGCGGCGGCCAAAGAGACGGGCGCCGACGCGATCCATCCGGGCTATGGCTTCCTGTCAGAGAATGCCGATTTTGCCGAGGCTGTCGTGAAGGCGGGGCTGATCTGGGTCGGCCCGCCGGCCTCTGCCATCCGCTCCATGGGGCCGAAGGACGAAGCCAAGCGCATCGCGGAAGAGGCGGGCGTGCCCGTGCTGCCCGGCTATCGCGGCGAGGCGCAGGACGTGAAAACGTTGACCGAGGCAGCCAAGGAGATCGGCTTCCCGCTGCTGATCAAGGCCGTGGCAGGCGGCGGGGGGCGGGGCATCCGCCTCGTTACCAAGGCGTCGGAACTGGCCGCCGAACTGGAAAGCGCCGTACGCGAAGCGGAAAGCAGTTTCGGCGATGGCCGCGTGATGCTGGAAAAGCTGGTCGAACAGCCGCGCCATATTGAAGTGCAGGTTTTCGGCGATGCCCATGGCAATGCCGTTCACCTCTATGAGCGCGATTGCTCGCTGCAGCGCCGCCGACAGAAAGTGATCGAGGAAGCGCCCGCGCCCGGCATGCCGGAAGACGTGCGCAAGGCGATGACGGACGCCGCCGTCGCCCTCGCCAAGGCCGTGAAATATGAAGGCGCCGGGACGGTGGAATTCATCGTGGACGGATCAAAGCCGCTGGCGCTGGACACGTTCTGGTTCCTTGAGATGAACACCCGCCTGCAGGTGGAGCATCCGGTGACGGAAATGATCACCGGGCAGGACCTTGTCGAATGGCAGCTGCGCGTCGCGTCCGGCGACTTGCTGCCGCTGCACCAGCAGGACATTCCGCTACATGGCCATGCGATCGAGGCGCGGATCTGCGCCGAAGACCCGGCCGAAGGCTTCCGCCCCGGCGCGGGCCTGATCCTGGAGTTCGGCCTGATGGAGCCGGTGGACGGCGAGACCGTACGCTGGGATGCGGGGTTCGAAACGGGCGACCGCGTGCCATCGAACTATGACTCCATGATTGCCAAGCTGATCGTGCATGACGGCAACCGGCATGCGGCCTGCGAGCGGCTGATCACGACCCTGTCGCACCTGCAGCTGGCCGGCGTGCCGTCGAATGCCGGCTTCCTCAGCCGCTGCGCGTCGTCGGACGCCTTCCTCAACCACTCCCACCATGTGAACTGGATTGCAGAAGCGGGCGACGCGTTGACCCTTCCGCCTGCGGAACACCAGCATGCCTCCGTCATGGCGGTGTGCGATGTGTGCCTCAATGAGGCGGGTGGGGCGACGCCGTGGGGCATTCAGGATGGCTGGCGCATGAACAGGGCGCCGGTGCACAAGGCCATGGTGGCCGTTGGCGCCGATGCTGATTGGGTGGATCCGGAAGAGTATCCGGTCGATCCCGACACACCCTTGCCGCTGGTGACGGACATTTCGCCCCGCCGCTATGCGGTCACGACGGGCGGTGACACGGTTCTGGTGGAAGTGCCGGAATTCGACGCCGATGTCGAAGCCGTCCTCGGCGGTGACAGTGTCAGCGCGCCGATGCCGGGCAAGATCCTGTCGATTTCGGTGGAGGCCGGCGCGGAGGTGACGCGCGGCGATACGGTGGCGGTCATGGAAGCCATGAAGATGGAACATGCCCTTACGGCGCCGCGCGACGGTGTGGTGGAAGCCGTGACGGGCAAGGTGGGCGACCAAGTCTCCGAAGGGGACGTACTCGTTCAACTGGTGGCGGAGTAG
- a CDS encoding DUF817 domain-containing protein, giving the protein MTAPPAFGPKPPNAVQRRLHAGREALRARWVKGPWSLAAFEFVSFGIKQGWACLFGGAMLGLLLATFLWYPDDAPVSRYDFLVIGAVLIQVLMLWTGLETLEEAKVILVFHITGTIMELFKTAHGSWIYPEESVLRIGAVPLFTGFMYASVGSYLARVWRIFDFRFDRFPPLWIQGLLAASIYVNFFAHHWLPDVRIALFAGTLLVYGPSVVWFRPDRFHRPMPLVIGFLLVALFIWFAENIGTFARAWAYPGQEDGWHPVSLSKLGSWYLLMIISFVLVAAVHRGGHRGGHRGTGGPGHENREASRRE; this is encoded by the coding sequence ATGACCGCGCCCCCAGCCTTCGGCCCGAAGCCGCCCAATGCCGTCCAGCGGCGCCTGCATGCCGGGCGCGAAGCCCTGAGGGCGCGCTGGGTGAAAGGGCCGTGGAGCCTTGCCGCCTTCGAATTCGTCAGTTTCGGCATAAAGCAAGGCTGGGCCTGCCTGTTCGGCGGGGCCATGCTGGGCCTCTTGCTGGCGACCTTTCTCTGGTATCCGGACGACGCGCCGGTCTCGCGCTATGATTTCCTCGTCATCGGGGCGGTGCTGATCCAGGTCCTGATGCTGTGGACGGGGCTGGAGACGCTGGAGGAGGCGAAGGTGATCCTCGTCTTCCATATCACCGGCACGATCATGGAATTGTTCAAGACCGCCCATGGCAGCTGGATATATCCGGAGGAAAGCGTGTTGCGCATCGGCGCCGTGCCGCTGTTCACGGGCTTCATGTATGCTTCGGTCGGGTCGTATCTGGCCAGGGTGTGGCGGATCTTCGATTTCCGGTTTGACCGCTTCCCGCCGCTTTGGATTCAGGGCCTGCTGGCGGCGTCAATCTATGTGAATTTCTTCGCCCATCACTGGCTGCCGGATGTCCGGATCGCCCTGTTTGCGGGTACGTTGCTGGTTTACGGGCCAAGTGTCGTCTGGTTCCGGCCGGACCGGTTTCACCGGCCGATGCCGCTGGTCATCGGCTTCCTTCTGGTCGCCCTGTTCATCTGGTTTGCGGAAAACATCGGCACCTTCGCCCGCGCCTGGGCCTATCCGGGACAGGAAGATGGCTGGCACCCGGTCTCTTTATCCAAACTCGGATCGTGGTATCTGCTGATGATCATCAGTTTCGTCCTGGTCGCCGCCGTCCATCGTGGTGGGCATCGCGGCGGGCATCGGGGCACCGGAGGGCCCGGACATGAAAATCGAGAAGCTTCTCGTCGCGAATAG
- a CDS encoding enoyl-CoA hydratase-related protein — MRDSDYDLIKLEATEEGLAVVVINRPDVHNAFNMELIAELTDAFKTIADQPTIRMMILRGNGHTFSAGADLNWMKRAATHTKEDNVRDAVNLAEMLQSLYEMPQMTLAMVQGAAMGGGAGLVAACDMAVAMSNTKFRFSEVRLGLTPATISPYVIDAIGPRWARALFATAESFDAAFAEKIGLVQYVVETLEDMTKMEEHLANLVFSAAPGAVADAKKLVADVTGQIIDRDLGHETAKRIAARRVSDEGKEGIAAFLEKRRPTWVR, encoded by the coding sequence ATGCGCGATTCCGATTACGATCTCATCAAACTCGAAGCCACAGAGGAAGGCCTCGCCGTCGTCGTCATCAACCGGCCAGACGTGCACAATGCCTTCAACATGGAACTGATTGCGGAGCTGACTGACGCGTTCAAGACGATCGCCGACCAGCCCACGATCCGCATGATGATCCTGCGCGGCAATGGCCACACTTTCAGCGCCGGGGCTGACCTCAACTGGATGAAGCGCGCCGCCACGCACACGAAAGAAGACAATGTCCGCGACGCGGTGAACCTCGCCGAGATGCTGCAGTCGCTCTATGAGATGCCGCAGATGACGCTCGCCATGGTGCAGGGCGCGGCCATGGGCGGCGGGGCAGGGCTGGTGGCGGCCTGTGACATGGCAGTGGCCATGTCAAACACCAAGTTCCGCTTCTCCGAGGTCCGCCTCGGCCTGACACCGGCCACGATCAGCCCTTATGTGATCGACGCGATCGGCCCGCGCTGGGCCCGGGCGCTGTTCGCGACCGCCGAGAGCTTCGATGCCGCCTTCGCTGAGAAGATCGGCCTCGTCCAGTATGTCGTGGAGACGCTGGAAGACATGACGAAGATGGAAGAACACCTCGCCAATCTCGTCTTTTCCGCGGCGCCGGGCGCTGTGGCCGACGCGAAGAAGCTGGTGGCAGACGTCACTGGCCAGATCATCGACCGCGATCTCGGGCACGAGACGGCCAAGCGCATCGCGGCGCGGCGCGTCTCCGACGAGGGCAAGGAAGGCATCGCCGCCTTCCTCGAAAAACGGCGCCCGACCTGGGTCCGCTAG
- a CDS encoding carboxyl transferase domain-containing protein — MPVLKSSLDVAGPRFAANKAAMEGLLDELREHTSKAALGGPEASRQRHVDRGKLLPRERVERLLDPGSAFLEIGALAAHGMYGDEAPAAGIITGVGRVEGRECMIVCNDPTVKGGAYFPITVKKHLRAQEVALENHLPCIYLVDSGGANLPHQSEVFPDREHFGRIFYNQAQMSAKGIPQIASVMGSCTAGGAYVPAMSDETVIVRKQGTIFLGGPPLVKAATGEVISAEDLGGADVHARRSGVADHYAAHDSHALAIVRSIVRTLAKSKPQPFELTESAEPLYDPAELHGLVPQDVREPYDAREVIARLVDGSEFHEFKKLYGETLVCGFARLYGMPVAILANNGILFSESAQKAAHFIELADQRRIPLVFLQNITGFMVGSKYEAGGIAKDGAKMVTAVATASVPKFTVVTGGSFGAGNYGMCGRAYSPRFLFMWPNARISVMGGEQAASVLATVKRDGIERKGGEWPADEEEAFKQPIRDLYEAEGSPYFSTARLWDDGIIDPADTRRVLGLAMSASLNAPFGERGFGVFRM, encoded by the coding sequence ATGCCCGTCCTGAAATCCAGTCTCGACGTAGCAGGCCCGCGCTTTGCCGCGAACAAGGCCGCCATGGAAGGCCTGCTCGACGAATTGCGCGAGCACACATCCAAAGCCGCGCTTGGCGGGCCGGAAGCCTCGCGCCAGCGTCATGTCGACCGGGGCAAGCTGCTCCCGCGGGAGCGGGTCGAGCGCCTGCTGGATCCGGGCAGTGCCTTCCTGGAAATTGGCGCCCTGGCCGCGCATGGCATGTATGGCGATGAGGCGCCTGCTGCGGGCATCATCACCGGCGTTGGCCGGGTTGAAGGCCGTGAATGCATGATCGTGTGCAACGACCCGACCGTGAAGGGCGGCGCCTACTTCCCCATTACGGTGAAGAAGCATTTGCGGGCCCAGGAAGTCGCGCTCGAAAACCATCTGCCGTGCATCTACCTTGTCGACAGCGGCGGTGCAAACCTGCCGCACCAGTCGGAAGTCTTTCCGGACCGGGAGCATTTCGGCCGCATCTTCTACAATCAGGCCCAGATGAGCGCGAAGGGCATTCCCCAGATCGCTTCCGTCATGGGCTCGTGCACCGCCGGCGGCGCCTATGTGCCGGCCATGTCCGACGAGACGGTGATCGTGCGCAAGCAGGGCACGATCTTCCTCGGCGGCCCGCCGCTGGTGAAGGCCGCAACAGGGGAGGTGATCTCGGCCGAGGATCTTGGCGGCGCCGATGTGCATGCCCGCCGCTCGGGCGTCGCAGACCACTACGCCGCGCATGACTCCCACGCCCTCGCCATTGTGCGCTCCATCGTCCGCACACTGGCAAAGTCGAAGCCCCAGCCTTTCGAGCTGACCGAGTCGGCAGAGCCGCTTTACGACCCGGCCGAACTGCACGGTCTTGTCCCGCAGGACGTGCGCGAGCCTTATGATGCCCGTGAAGTCATCGCGCGCCTCGTCGACGGATCGGAGTTCCACGAGTTCAAGAAGCTCTATGGCGAAACCCTCGTCTGCGGCTTCGCCCGGCTCTATGGCATGCCGGTGGCGATCCTTGCCAATAATGGTATTCTCTTCTCCGAGAGCGCCCAGAAGGCGGCGCACTTCATCGAGCTGGCGGACCAGCGCCGTATCCCGCTCGTCTTCCTGCAGAACATCACCGGTTTCATGGTCGGCTCGAAATATGAAGCCGGCGGCATCGCCAAAGACGGCGCCAAGATGGTGACCGCGGTTGCTACGGCCAGTGTGCCGAAATTCACGGTCGTCACCGGCGGCAGCTTCGGGGCAGGCAATTACGGCATGTGCGGCCGGGCTTACTCTCCGCGCTTCCTGTTCATGTGGCCGAATGCCCGGATCTCCGTCATGGGCGGGGAGCAGGCGGCCAGCGTGCTCGCCACGGTCAAACGCGACGGCATCGAGCGCAAGGGCGGCGAATGGCCTGCAGACGAGGAAGAGGCATTTAAACAGCCGATCCGCGATCTCTACGAGGCTGAAGGCAGCCCGTACTTTTCCACCGCGCGCCTCTGGGACGATGGCATCATCGACCCGGCAGACACGCGCCGCGTCCTGGGCCTTGCCATGTCGGCCAGCCTCAACGCCCCCTTCGGCGAGCGCGGCTTCGGTGTTTTCCGTATGTAG